In Herpetosiphonaceae bacterium, the DNA window GGAAGGCGGCACAGCGCGCGGAGCCGCTCGATCTGCGCTTCGTGCAGGGCGATATGCGCGATTTTGCGCTGGCGCGGCCCGTCGATCTGGTGACATGCTGCTACGATACGCTGAACTACCTGATCGACGAGGCCGATCTGCGGCGCTGCCTGGAGGCGGTCGCGCGGTCGCTGGTGCCGGGCGGCCTCTTTTGCTTCGATCTCGCCACCGATTATTTTTTAGAGCACTACTGGCAGGGCGTCGAGGTCGAGGAGTTCGACGCCGCGATCCAGGTGATGCAAAGCCACTACGATCGGGCGACCGGCCACTCGACGCTGGTGCTGACCGGGTTTATCGAGGTCGCGCCGGGACGCTTCCGGCGCTTTCGCGAGGTGCATGTCGAGCGCGGCTATCCCCAGGCGACCGTGCGTGCGCTGCTGGAGGCGGCGGGCTTTGCGGTCGAGGGGGTGTATGATTGTTTTACGATGCAGCCGCCCAACGAGCGTAGCCTGCGCGAGATGTATGTCGCGCGGCGCGTCGTCGATCCTTGATCGTACACATATAGCCCGGACCCACGGGGCCAAAGCACGCACACGATCTTGGGAAGAATGTACTACGCCGAAACTGCCCTCTTAGCTACCCTGGGAGCAGGCATAAGGCGTTATACTACAGAAGGCCGCAATTCTCCTGATCATGGGCAGCGGCAGCACATCCACAAGGAGCAACTGTGTCCCATATCATCTGTATAACAACTGGCGGAACGATCGCGATGAAGAGAGGCCCGATGGTTGGCGGCGCTGTGCCTAGCCTCAAGGGCCAGGATTTTCTCGCGCTCCTGCCGCGCGGCGAGCATCAGGTTGTCTTTGAAGAATTTGCGAACCTGCCGAGCAGCCATCTGACGACGCCGATGGTCATGGAGTTGGTGCGGCGCGTCGAGTCGCGGGTGCAGCTTCCCGACGTGGCGGGCGTGGTGCTGACGCACGGGACGGATACGCTTGAGGAGACGGCCTATCTGCTGGACCTGGCAATCTCCGCGTCGAAGCCGATTGTGGTCACGGGCGCGATGCGTACGGCCAACGCCGTCGGATACGACGGCATCGCCAATCTTGCCGCCGCGATCCGCGTGGCCGGGTCGGAGGCCGCGCACGATCAAGGCGTGCTGGTGGCATTCAACGAGCAGATCTTTGCCGCCTCGCAGGTGCAGAAGGTGCATGCCCAATCGCTTGCCGCGTTTGCCGCGCCGAGCAGCGGCCCGCTGGGCTCGACCGCCAGCGGCGTGCCGGTGTTTTTTCATCGTGCGCCACAGCGCCAGACGATCCCGTTCAGCCGGCTGGAGGAGCCTGTCGATCTGCTGACGGTGACGCAGAGCACCGACGACCGGCTGCTGCGCGCCGCGATCGAGAGCGGCGCGCGCGGCCTGGTGATCGAGGCGCTGGGCAGTGGCCGCGTGCCGCCCTGGTGGCTGCCGCTGCTCCAAAACGCGCGTGCGCGCGGCATTCCGATTGTGATCACCTCGCGGACGGGCGCGGGCGATTTAGGCGACGAGTACGGCTATGTCGGTGCGTATCACGATCTGCGCCGCCTGGGCTGCCTCTTCGCGCCCTGCTTGAACGGAGCCAAAGCGCGCGTCAAGCTGATGCTGGCCCTGGGCGCGGTCAAAGTGGCCGATGACGTACGCCAGTACTTCGAGTAGCGCCGCTATCGCCTGCGTCTCCCACCGGCTATACCGTTCGGCTCTGCATCGGGGCCGTGTCGCTTCCCGCAGCCGCCGCCTCGTCGATGGGCTGCCAGGTGCCCTCAAGGTACTCTTGCGCGCGATGCTCGACCTCGACGACGTTGTATCGACTCATCACGTCGAGCGCGCGGCGGGCCTGATCCTCTGAGTGTGCCCGCACGATCATGTACATGCCGCCGGGCTGCGCGGCGGCTAGCTGGTCCTGCTGCACGCCAACGGCAGCTTCGGGCTGGATCGTCTCCTCGGACTGTATTTCGCGCCGCTCGATCGCCTCGACGGCAGCTTGCGTATTCTTGGCAATCAAGCTCACCTGCGCTTCGCCAAATCCGGCAGATCGAAGCTCATGCGCGGCTGCCTGCGCATCGTCTTCGCCGTGGAACAAGCCTACGAGATTTTCACCCATGGTTGTGCCCTCCTGTCAGGGTCGCACGAGCATTCGCTCAGTGTGGGTTGTATCGTTTGAGCCACTCGGCCATGTGCTGGCAAATCGTGTGCCAGCGCCGGGGAAGATCGCAGGCTGTGCGGTGAGAGGCTCCGCCTTTTGGGGGAGCGATGGATCATGCATCTGCCTGTGGTTCGTGCCCTAAACCCTATGCGATACTGGTCGTGTGGCTCGCCGCTGGTGCATGCGCCACGCCCTGCCCTCCCGCCTCCCCGCGCTGCCCGCAGCCGGATGCCACGCCCTCGGCCTTGGTCCGATCCGGCGATGTCCCATGCGGACCACGTTATCAGGAGGGAAGCGATGAAGCGGATAGTGTTGATGCTAGGAGCGCTCGCGCTGTATCTGACGTCGGTCGTGCCTGCGACCAACGCGGCGGCGCAGGTGCATATCTATCGTGGCAGCGATCAGTTGGCGCTGGCGACGTTTCAGCGCACGGATGGCACGATCGTCACCTACGCGACGATCCTGGCGAACGACGGCTACTATCAAAGCCCGCCGCAAGAGCCGACGCCCACGCCGTTCCCCTACGTCACAGTTGCGATCTTTCAGTACGATACGACCTGCCCGCCGTGGCAAGCGGGCTGCTCCGTCACGATGTACGCCAATGGCTTTACCCAGGCAACCGTGTTCCAGACCAGCCACGATCTTTCGTCGGCGGTGCTCAATGCGACGGTGACAATGACCGATGAGGTGACAGGCCGGTCGTTTCCGCTGGCGATCGATCTGCGCTGGACCGGCTACGGCGATACGCTGCGCAACGTCGGCAGCCCGTTCAAGATTCGCGAGCCGGGCATTATCGTGACGATCACCGGCAACGATTACCGCCGCCGGGCCGATGTCGCAGGCAGCGTCGTCGATCTTAATACCGGCGTCGATTTTACGGCGCAGGCAGATGTGTATGCCGAGCTTGAGCGCGCGTCGGGCAACACGATCATGGTGCAACTGGGCGGCTACTGAGGCCATGCCGCATAGGATTTGCGCGATCACGTTCTGATCCCAAGAGGCGCGACCAGTCCCGTTTGTGGCTGTTCGCTTCCTGCTGCTACGCTGTAAAATATGGCAGACACTTCTAAAGCGTGAGAGGCAAACCAGGAAGCATGAACACACTAGCAATCGATATTGGCGGCACGAAATTTTCGATGGCGATCTTCGAGGACGACCGGATGATAATGCGCGATACGCAGCCGACCGATCGCGAGGGCGGACGGGACTGGATGCTGGCGCAGATCGTGCGGCGCGCGCGAAGCTGGCAGCAGACGATCGCGCTTCAGCGCTGCGGCGTCGGCTTCGGCGGGCCGGTCCACTTCGACGAGCAGCGAATCGCGCTCTCGACGCATGTCGGCGGCTGGCAAGATTTTCGCCTCTCCGACTACCTGG includes these proteins:
- a CDS encoding methyltransferase domain-containing protein, which codes for MQYDEYAALYDRSGQLSFSVLMELYLRDLLRRHPVAGRALLDLACGTGTLAVMLAEQGWQVVGIDRSAGMLAEARRKAAQRAEPLDLRFVQGDMRDFALARPVDLVTCCYDTLNYLIDEADLRRCLEAVARSLVPGGLFCFDLATDYFLEHYWQGVEVEEFDAAIQVMQSHYDRATGHSTLVLTGFIEVAPGRFRRFREVHVERGYPQATVRALLEAAGFAVEGVYDCFTMQPPNERSLREMYVARRVVDP
- a CDS encoding asparaginase, whose translation is MSHIICITTGGTIAMKRGPMVGGAVPSLKGQDFLALLPRGEHQVVFEEFANLPSSHLTTPMVMELVRRVESRVQLPDVAGVVLTHGTDTLEETAYLLDLAISASKPIVVTGAMRTANAVGYDGIANLAAAIRVAGSEAAHDQGVLVAFNEQIFAASQVQKVHAQSLAAFAAPSSGPLGSTASGVPVFFHRAPQRQTIPFSRLEEPVDLLTVTQSTDDRLLRAAIESGARGLVIEALGSGRVPPWWLPLLQNARARGIPIVITSRTGAGDLGDEYGYVGAYHDLRRLGCLFAPCLNGAKARVKLMLALGAVKVADDVRQYFE